One genomic region from Marmota flaviventris isolate mMarFla1 chromosome 6, mMarFla1.hap1, whole genome shotgun sequence encodes:
- the Dlk2 gene encoding protein delta homolog 2 isoform X1: MPSGCRCLHLVCLLCILGASGQPVRADDCSSHCDLAHGCCAPDGSCRCDPGWEGLHCERCVRMPGCQHGTCHQPWQCICHSGWAGKFCDKDEHICTSQSPCRNGGQCVYDGGGEYHCVCLPGFHGHDCERKTGPCEQAGSPCRNGGQCQDDQGFALNFTCRCLAGFVGAHCEVNVDDCLMRPCANGATCLDGINRFSCLCPEGFAGRFCTINLDDCASRPCQRGARCRDRVHDFDCLCPSGYGGKTCELVLPVPDPATTVGTPLGPTSAVVVPATGPVPHSVGAGLLRISVKEVVRRQEAGLGESSLVALVVFGALTAALVLSTVLLTLRAWRRGICPPGPCCYPAPHYAPARQDQECQVSMLPAGLPLPPDLPLEPGKTTAL; this comes from the exons CGGATGACTGCAGCTCCCACTGTGACCTGGCCCACGGCTGCTGTGCACCTGATGGCTCCTGCAG GTGTGACCCAGGCTGGGAGGGGCTGCATTGTGAACGCTGTGTGAGAATGCCTGGCTGTCAGCATGGTACCTGCCACCAGCCCTGGCAATGCATCTGCCACAGTGGCTGGGCAGGCAAGTTCTGCGACAAAG ATGAGCACATCTGCACCTCCCAGTCCCCCTGCCGGAATGGAGGCCAGTGTGTGTATGATGGGGGTGGCGAGTACCACTGCGTGTGCCTACCAGGATTCCATGGGCATGACTGTGAGCGCAAGACTGGACCCTGTGAGCAGGCAGG CTCCCCATGTCGGAACGGCGGGCAATGCCAGGATGACCAGGGCTTTGCCCTCAACTTCACGTGCCGCTGCTTGGCAGGCTTTGTGGGTGCCCACTGTGAGGTGAATGTAGACGACTGCCTGATGCGGCCTTGTGCTAATGGTGCCACCTGCCTTGATGGCATAAACCGcttttcctgcctctgccctgaGGGCTTTGCTGGACGCTTCTGCACCATCAACCTGGATGACTGTGCCAGCCGCCCATGCCAGAGAGGGGCTCGCTGTCGAGACCGGGTCCATGACTTTGACTGCCTGTGCCCCAGTGGTTATGGTGGCAAGACTTGTGAGCTTGTCTTACCTGTCCCAGACCCTGCCACCACGGTGGGCACTCCCCTAGGGCCCACCTCGGCTGTGGTGGTACCTGCTACAGGGCCAGTCCCCCACAGTGTGGGGGCAGGTCTTCTGAGGATCTCTGTGAAGGAGGTGGTGCGGAGACAAGAAGCTGGGCTAGGTGAGTCTAGCTTGGTGGCCCTGGTGGTGTTTGGGGCCCTCACTGCCGCCCTGGTCCTGTCCACTGTATTGTTGACCCTGAGGGCTTGGCGCCGGGGCATCTGTCCCCCAGGACCCTGTTGCTATCCTGCCCCACATTATGCCCCAGCACGGCAGGACCAGGAATGTCAGGTTAGCATGCTGCCAGCAGGGCTCCCCCTGCCACCCGACCTGCCCCTTGAGCCTGGAAAGACCACAGCACTGTGA
- the Dlk2 gene encoding protein delta homolog 2 isoform X2, translated as MPSGCRCLHLVCLLCILGASGQPVRADDCSSHCDLAHGCCAPDGSCRCDPGWEGLHCERCVRMPGCQHGTCHQPWQCICHSGWADEHICTSQSPCRNGGQCVYDGGGEYHCVCLPGFHGHDCERKTGPCEQAGSPCRNGGQCQDDQGFALNFTCRCLAGFVGAHCEVNVDDCLMRPCANGATCLDGINRFSCLCPEGFAGRFCTINLDDCASRPCQRGARCRDRVHDFDCLCPSGYGGKTCELVLPVPDPATTVGTPLGPTSAVVVPATGPVPHSVGAGLLRISVKEVVRRQEAGLGESSLVALVVFGALTAALVLSTVLLTLRAWRRGICPPGPCCYPAPHYAPARQDQECQVSMLPAGLPLPPDLPLEPGKTTAL; from the exons CGGATGACTGCAGCTCCCACTGTGACCTGGCCCACGGCTGCTGTGCACCTGATGGCTCCTGCAG GTGTGACCCAGGCTGGGAGGGGCTGCATTGTGAACGCTGTGTGAGAATGCCTGGCTGTCAGCATGGTACCTGCCACCAGCCCTGGCAATGCATCTGCCACAGTGGCTGGGCAG ATGAGCACATCTGCACCTCCCAGTCCCCCTGCCGGAATGGAGGCCAGTGTGTGTATGATGGGGGTGGCGAGTACCACTGCGTGTGCCTACCAGGATTCCATGGGCATGACTGTGAGCGCAAGACTGGACCCTGTGAGCAGGCAGG CTCCCCATGTCGGAACGGCGGGCAATGCCAGGATGACCAGGGCTTTGCCCTCAACTTCACGTGCCGCTGCTTGGCAGGCTTTGTGGGTGCCCACTGTGAGGTGAATGTAGACGACTGCCTGATGCGGCCTTGTGCTAATGGTGCCACCTGCCTTGATGGCATAAACCGcttttcctgcctctgccctgaGGGCTTTGCTGGACGCTTCTGCACCATCAACCTGGATGACTGTGCCAGCCGCCCATGCCAGAGAGGGGCTCGCTGTCGAGACCGGGTCCATGACTTTGACTGCCTGTGCCCCAGTGGTTATGGTGGCAAGACTTGTGAGCTTGTCTTACCTGTCCCAGACCCTGCCACCACGGTGGGCACTCCCCTAGGGCCCACCTCGGCTGTGGTGGTACCTGCTACAGGGCCAGTCCCCCACAGTGTGGGGGCAGGTCTTCTGAGGATCTCTGTGAAGGAGGTGGTGCGGAGACAAGAAGCTGGGCTAGGTGAGTCTAGCTTGGTGGCCCTGGTGGTGTTTGGGGCCCTCACTGCCGCCCTGGTCCTGTCCACTGTATTGTTGACCCTGAGGGCTTGGCGCCGGGGCATCTGTCCCCCAGGACCCTGTTGCTATCCTGCCCCACATTATGCCCCAGCACGGCAGGACCAGGAATGTCAGGTTAGCATGCTGCCAGCAGGGCTCCCCCTGCCACCCGACCTGCCCCTTGAGCCTGGAAAGACCACAGCACTGTGA
- the Dlk2 gene encoding protein delta homolog 2 isoform X3 produces MPSGCRCLHLVCLLCILGASGQPVRADDCSSHCDLAHGCCAPDGSCRCDPGWEGLHCERCVRMPGCQHGTCHQPWQCICHSGWAGFHGHDCERKTGPCEQAGSPCRNGGQCQDDQGFALNFTCRCLAGFVGAHCEVNVDDCLMRPCANGATCLDGINRFSCLCPEGFAGRFCTINLDDCASRPCQRGARCRDRVHDFDCLCPSGYGGKTCELVLPVPDPATTVGTPLGPTSAVVVPATGPVPHSVGAGLLRISVKEVVRRQEAGLGESSLVALVVFGALTAALVLSTVLLTLRAWRRGICPPGPCCYPAPHYAPARQDQECQVSMLPAGLPLPPDLPLEPGKTTAL; encoded by the exons CGGATGACTGCAGCTCCCACTGTGACCTGGCCCACGGCTGCTGTGCACCTGATGGCTCCTGCAG GTGTGACCCAGGCTGGGAGGGGCTGCATTGTGAACGCTGTGTGAGAATGCCTGGCTGTCAGCATGGTACCTGCCACCAGCCCTGGCAATGCATCTGCCACAGTGGCTGGGCAG GATTCCATGGGCATGACTGTGAGCGCAAGACTGGACCCTGTGAGCAGGCAGG CTCCCCATGTCGGAACGGCGGGCAATGCCAGGATGACCAGGGCTTTGCCCTCAACTTCACGTGCCGCTGCTTGGCAGGCTTTGTGGGTGCCCACTGTGAGGTGAATGTAGACGACTGCCTGATGCGGCCTTGTGCTAATGGTGCCACCTGCCTTGATGGCATAAACCGcttttcctgcctctgccctgaGGGCTTTGCTGGACGCTTCTGCACCATCAACCTGGATGACTGTGCCAGCCGCCCATGCCAGAGAGGGGCTCGCTGTCGAGACCGGGTCCATGACTTTGACTGCCTGTGCCCCAGTGGTTATGGTGGCAAGACTTGTGAGCTTGTCTTACCTGTCCCAGACCCTGCCACCACGGTGGGCACTCCCCTAGGGCCCACCTCGGCTGTGGTGGTACCTGCTACAGGGCCAGTCCCCCACAGTGTGGGGGCAGGTCTTCTGAGGATCTCTGTGAAGGAGGTGGTGCGGAGACAAGAAGCTGGGCTAGGTGAGTCTAGCTTGGTGGCCCTGGTGGTGTTTGGGGCCCTCACTGCCGCCCTGGTCCTGTCCACTGTATTGTTGACCCTGAGGGCTTGGCGCCGGGGCATCTGTCCCCCAGGACCCTGTTGCTATCCTGCCCCACATTATGCCCCAGCACGGCAGGACCAGGAATGTCAGGTTAGCATGCTGCCAGCAGGGCTCCCCCTGCCACCCGACCTGCCCCTTGAGCCTGGAAAGACCACAGCACTGTGA